The Macrobrachium nipponense isolate FS-2020 chromosome 1, ASM1510439v2, whole genome shotgun sequence genome includes a window with the following:
- the LOC135219109 gene encoding dehydrodolichyl diphosphate synthase complex subunit DHDDS-like isoform X2, with translation MTWIVEQNRTWAEWAAIRVLKVGPIPHHLAVIMDGNRRFARKEQKDTLTGHKQGFHKLTEVLCWCRDLGINEVTAYAFSIENFKRSKHEVNGLMDLAAEKFAKLLEEKDKLAKHGVCIRVLGDLTLLPSVIRKLAAEAILATRHNNKCFLNLALAYTSRAEITSAMNDLQEGVKERKIETNDISEELLERCLYTHGSRDPDLLVRTSGEVRLSDFLLWQSGFSCLFFTKVLWPEFTIWHLFGAVFYYQRHYHTLAEARKKTVSQREHAVDESDIERCRFMYGDKVSQEQINAYARGRKERVNDFLNDLYENRINFYGNIANEKTLS, from the coding sequence atgacATGGATTGTTGAGCAGAATCGAACATGGGCAGAATGGGCTGCCATTCGTGTGTTGAAGGTTGGACCAATACCACATCATTTGGCTGTCATTATGGATGGGAACCGAAGATTTGCCCGTAAAGAACAAAAAGAtaccctgactggacacaaacaAGGTTTCCATAAACTTACAGAAGTGTTGTGCTGGTGTCGTGACCTGGGTATTAATGAAGTTACAGCATACGCTTTCAGTATTGAAAACTTCAAGCGTTCAAAACATGAAGTCAATGGTCTTATGGATTTAGCAGCAGAGAAGTTTGCAAAACTGCTGGAGGAAAAAGATAAGTTAGCTAAGCATGGTGTTTGCATTAGGGTGTTAGGAGACTTGACACTTTTACCGTCTGTAATTAGAAAACTTGCTGCAGAAGCAATATTGGCAACAAGACATAACAACAAGTGTTTTCTTAATTTGGCATTAGCTTACACATCTAGAGCTGAAATAACTTCTGCCATGAATGATTTACAAGAGGGAGTgaaggaaaggaaaattgaaaccaaTGATATTTCAGAAGAGCTGCTAGAACGTTGTTTATATACTCATGGTTCAAGAGATCCTGATTTACTTGTAAGAACTTCTGGAGAAGTAAGGTTATCTGATTTTTTACTTTGGCAGAGTGGTTTTTCCTGTCTCTTCTTCACTAAAGTGCTGTGGCCAGAGTTTACAATATGGCACTTATTTGGAGCAGTATTTTATTATCAGCGCCACTACCACACACTTGCTGAAGcgagaaaaaaaacagtatctcAGAGAGAACATGCTGTTGATGAAAGTGATATTGAAAGGTGCCGTTTCATGTATGGTGATAAAGTTTCCCAGGAACAAATTAATGCCTATGCCAGGGGACGAAAAGAGCgtgtaaatgattttttaaatgacttGTATGAAAACAGAATAAATTTCTATGGTAATATTGCAAATGAGAAAACTCTTTCATGA
- the LOC135219109 gene encoding dehydrodolichyl diphosphate synthase complex subunit DHDDS-like isoform X1, with protein sequence MVHSLGKLEKMTWIVEQNRTWAEWAAIRVLKVGPIPHHLAVIMDGNRRFARKEQKDTLTGHKQGFHKLTEVLCWCRDLGINEVTAYAFSIENFKRSKHEVNGLMDLAAEKFAKLLEEKDKLAKHGVCIRVLGDLTLLPSVIRKLAAEAILATRHNNKCFLNLALAYTSRAEITSAMNDLQEGVKERKIETNDISEELLERCLYTHGSRDPDLLVRTSGEVRLSDFLLWQSGFSCLFFTKVLWPEFTIWHLFGAVFYYQRHYHTLAEARKKTVSQREHAVDESDIERCRFMYGDKVSQEQINAYARGRKERVNDFLNDLYENRINFYGNIANEKTLS encoded by the coding sequence gaaaattagagaaaatgacATGGATTGTTGAGCAGAATCGAACATGGGCAGAATGGGCTGCCATTCGTGTGTTGAAGGTTGGACCAATACCACATCATTTGGCTGTCATTATGGATGGGAACCGAAGATTTGCCCGTAAAGAACAAAAAGAtaccctgactggacacaaacaAGGTTTCCATAAACTTACAGAAGTGTTGTGCTGGTGTCGTGACCTGGGTATTAATGAAGTTACAGCATACGCTTTCAGTATTGAAAACTTCAAGCGTTCAAAACATGAAGTCAATGGTCTTATGGATTTAGCAGCAGAGAAGTTTGCAAAACTGCTGGAGGAAAAAGATAAGTTAGCTAAGCATGGTGTTTGCATTAGGGTGTTAGGAGACTTGACACTTTTACCGTCTGTAATTAGAAAACTTGCTGCAGAAGCAATATTGGCAACAAGACATAACAACAAGTGTTTTCTTAATTTGGCATTAGCTTACACATCTAGAGCTGAAATAACTTCTGCCATGAATGATTTACAAGAGGGAGTgaaggaaaggaaaattgaaaccaaTGATATTTCAGAAGAGCTGCTAGAACGTTGTTTATATACTCATGGTTCAAGAGATCCTGATTTACTTGTAAGAACTTCTGGAGAAGTAAGGTTATCTGATTTTTTACTTTGGCAGAGTGGTTTTTCCTGTCTCTTCTTCACTAAAGTGCTGTGGCCAGAGTTTACAATATGGCACTTATTTGGAGCAGTATTTTATTATCAGCGCCACTACCACACACTTGCTGAAGcgagaaaaaaaacagtatctcAGAGAGAACATGCTGTTGATGAAAGTGATATTGAAAGGTGCCGTTTCATGTATGGTGATAAAGTTTCCCAGGAACAAATTAATGCCTATGCCAGGGGACGAAAAGAGCgtgtaaatgattttttaaatgacttGTATGAAAACAGAATAAATTTCTATGGTAATATTGCAAATGAGAAAACTCTTTCATGA